The genomic stretch CACGTTCTTGGATACACCGGGCCACGCCGCATTTACAACAATGCGCGCACGCGGTGCAGAAGTAACTGATATTACGATTCTTGTCGTAGCTGCCGATGACGGTGTCATGCCGCAAACAGTTGAAGCGATTAACCATGCAAAAGCAGCAGAGGTTCCAATCATCGTTGCTGTGAATAAAATAGATAAAGAATCCGCAAACCCTGACCGTGTAATGCAAGAACTGACGGAATACGGACTTGTCCCTGAAGCTTGGGGCGGAGAAACCATTTTTGTGCCGCTTTCCGCTTTAACTGGAAAAGGCATTGATGAGCTCGTTGAAATGATTTTGCTTGTCAGTGAGGTAGAGGAACTGAAAGCGAATCCGAATCGTCAGGCAAAAGGAACGGTTATTGAAGCTGAACTCGATAAAGGCAGAGGGTCAGTCGCGACGTTGCTCGTACAGACTGGAACACTGCATGTCGGTGATCCGATCGTAGTCGGCAATACATTTGGCCGTGTCCGTGCAATGGTCAACGACATTGGCCGCCGTGTGAAAACTGCCGGCCCGTCAACTCCGGTTGAAATTACCGGTTTGAATGATGTCCCTCAAGCGGGAGACCAATTCCTTGTCTTTAAGGATGAAAAAACAGCTCGTTCTGTCGGTGAAGCCCGTGCTTCGAAACAGCTTGAAGAGCAGCGCAGCGATAAAGCGAAGCTCAGTCTTGATGATTTATTTGAGCAAATTAAGCAAGGTGATGTAAAAGACATCAACCTCATCGTAAAAGCTGACGTTCAAGGATCTGCTGAAGCTTTAACGGCTGCACTTCAAAAAATTGAAGTAGAAGGCGTTAAAGTGAAAATCATCCATACAGGCGTTGGTGCGATTACTGAATCAGACATTATCTTGGCATCTGCTTCCAATGCAATTGTTATCGGGTTTAATGTGAGACCGGACGGAAATGCTAAGAGTACGGCTGAAGCTGAAAATGTAGATATTCGACTTCACCGTATCATTTACAAAGTAATCGACGAGATTGAAGCTGCCATGAAAGGTATGCTTGATCCTGAATATGAAGAAAAAGTAATTGGTCAAGTAGAAGTACGCCAAACATTCAAAGTATCTAAAATCGGTACAATTGCCGGCGGATATGTTACTGAAGGAACCATTACGCGCGACAGCGGCCTCCGTTTAATTCGTGACGGCGTCGTCATCTTTGAAGGCGAAGTAGATGTTCTGAAACGCTTTAAAGACGATGTGAAAGAAGTTTCACAAGGCTATGAATGTGGTATTACAATTAAGAAATACAATGACATTCGTGAAGGTGACATCCTTGAAGCGTTTGTCATGCAAGAAATTGAAAGAACGTGATCGGATTTGCGGAGTGTGAATGCATCATTTATGATGCAGGATCGCTAAAAGAAAAGCGTGCCGTTCTGAAGCGGATTTTAACCAGGGTTCAAAACAAGTTCAATGTTTCGATTTCGGAGATTGGCTATCAGGACACCTGGCAAAGAACCAGCTTCGGAATCGCCGCTGTTTCTTCCTCTCGCGTTCAAACAGAAAAAGAACTGCAGCGCGTCCTAGCGTTTATCGATTCTTTTCCTGAAATTGAACGGACGATCACTAGGACAGAGTGGTTTTAACTTAGAGGTGATTGAATTGAGTATGAGAGCAAACCGTGTCGGCGAGCAAATGAAAAAAGAACTCGGTGATATTATCAGCCGCAAGCTGAAAGACCCGAGAATTGGTTTTCTGACAGTAACGGATGTACGTGTATCAGGTGATTTGCAAATTGCAAAGGTGTATATCTCGGTTCTCGGTGACGAGAAAAAACGGGAAGAAGCGCTGAAAGGGCTGGCAAAAGCGAAAGGATTTATCCGATCCGAAATCGGCAGCCGCATCAGACTTCGAAAAACGCCTGAAATTGAATTTGAGTTCGATGAATCAATCGATTACGGGAATCGGATCGAAACACTGATTCACGAATTACATTCAGAGAAACCATCTGAATAAAAAAAGAGAGGATAGGCGTATATCGTCTGTCCTCTTTCTTCGTTTATAAGAAAAAAACTCAAAAGAAGGAGTGAAAGGCAAATGGTTAACGGAGTTCTCCTTTTACATAAACCTGTTGGCATGACATCGCACGACTGTGTCATGAAGATCCGAAAGCTGTTAAAAACAAAAAAAGTAGGACATACAGGAACGCTCGATCCGGAAGTATCAGGCGTGCTTCCGATTTGTGTAGGAAGAGCGACAAAAATAGTCGAATACTTAACTGAAAAATCTAAAACGTATGATGCAGAAATAACATTGGGCTTTTCAACCACAACAGAGGATCAAACCGGAGAAACGGTGGAAACAAAGCCTGTCAATCACGACATTGATAAAGCGGATGTAGAAAAGGTTTTAAACAGTTTAAAGGGGAAACAAGAACAAATTCCGCCCATGTATTCCGCTGTAAAAGTAAACGGCAAAAAATTATACGAATACGCAAGAGCAGGGATTGAAGTAGAACGTCCGAAACGTATGATAACCATTGAAGACATTGCCCTGACAACAGAGATTAAACATCATGGAGAAACCGCAAGCTTCCGGTTTACAGTGACTTGCTCCAAAGGGACCTATGTAAGGACGCTGGCGGTCATGATCGGAGAAAAGCTCGGATATCCGGCCCATATGTCTCATTTAATCCGTACGGCATCCGGAGATTTTTCTCTCGACGAATGCTTTACTTTTGATGAACTCGAAGCACAGGCCCAATCCGGAACCGTGGAAGAGCATACAGTTCCTATTGAACGTGCGCTCAATCATTTGCCGAAATGGATCATAAGTGATACATTAGCTAAGAAAGTAGAAAATGGGGCTTTGCTTGAGACGCCCGAGCAGTTTTCTGAAATGACAAGTGGAGACCGTATTGCCGTCTTTACTGAATCCGGAACCTGCTTGGCGATCTATTTCCCTCATCCTGCAAAAAAAGGGCTGTTAAAGCCGGCAAAAGTATTGATGCAAAAAAGCGAACAATAGAAAAAAGGTGACCGTTCTGTGAAGACGATACATATTACACATCCTCATCATTTAATAAAAGAGGAGCAGGCAAAATCAGTGATGGCGTTAGGTTATTTTGACGGCGTTCATCTCGGGCATCAAAAGGTAATCGGCACAGCGAAGCAAATAGCCGAAGAAAAAGGTCTGACATTAGCTGTGATGACCTTTCATCCCCATCCTTCTCACGTGTTGGGCAGAGATAAGGAACCAAAGGATCTGATTACGCCTCTTGAAGACAAAATAAACCAAATTGAACAATTAGGCACAGAAGTTCTGTATGTCGTTAAATTTAATGAAGTGTTTGCTTCTCTTTCTCCTAAGCAGTTTATAGACCAGTATATTATCGGCCTTAATGTGCAGCACGCAGTGGCAGGCTTTGACTTTACGTACGGCAAATACGGCAAGGGAACAATGAAGACCATGCCGGATGATTTAGACGGAAAAGCTGGGTGCACAATGGTAGAAAAATTAACGGAGCAGGATAAAAAAATCAGTTCTTCGTATATCCGTACCGCGCTTCAAAACGGAGATGTTGAATTGGCGAATGTCTTGCTTGGACAACCTTATTTTATTAAAGGAATTGTCATTCATGGTGATAAAAGAGGGCGGACCATCGGGTTTCCGACAGCGAATGTCGGTTTAAATAACAGCTATATCGTTCCGCCCACAGGTGTATATGCCGTAAAAGCGGAAGTGAACGGCGAAGTTTACAATGGCGTTTGCAATATTGGCTATAAGCCAACGTTTTATGAAAAGCGCCCTGAACAGCCTTCCATCGAGGTCAATCTGTTTGATTTCAATCAAGAGGTATATGGAGCCGCTATAAAAATCGAATGGTACAAACGGATTCGGAGCGAGCGGAAATTCAATGGCATCAAAGAATTAACTGAGCAAATTGAGAAAGATAAGCAGGAAGCCATCCGTTATTTCAGCAATTTGCGGAAATAACTTGCAACGCACGCAAATTTTATTCTAAAATATTTGCATATAGGCACGATTTTTAGTATGATAGTTTTCGTAGTCTTAAAACCATTGCTTGGCAATCCGAAGTCACCGACGGTTGCTAGGTAACTGGGGCTAAATATGATTTGGAGGTGAAACAGGATGGCAATTACTCAAGAGCGTAAAAACCAACTCATCAATGAGTTCAAAACACACGAATCTGATACTGGATCTCCAGAAGTTCAGATCGCTATCCTAACTGACTCAATTAACAACTTGAACGAGCATTTACGTACTCACAAGAAAGACCACCACTCACGTCGCGGTCTTCTTAAAATGGTAGGTAAGCGTCGTAATCTTCTTACGTATCTGCGTAATAAAGACGTAACTCGTTACCGTGAGTTAATTAACAAACTAGGCTTACGTCGATAATCGTAAAAAGCGGGAGGATTCCCGCTTTTTTATCGTATTAAAGCGAAATTTCTTATAACAAATCATTGAAATCCTTTTACATACTACTTTGACATTGATATGTTCAATTCATTTCGTTCATAATAGGAGTAATTGATTATTTCACACAACGAAGAGAGGAGTTCGTAATTGTATGGGACAAGAAAAACATGTCTTTACCATAGATTGGGCCGGAAGAACGCTTACCGTTGAAACCGGCCAGCTTGCCAAACAGGCAAATGGTGCTGTGATGATCCGCTACGGTGATACAGCAGTACTTAGTACAGCAACCGCTTCAAAAGAACCTAAACCGCTTGATTTCTTCCCTCTTACTGTAAACTATGAAGAAAGATTATATGCGGTAGGGAAAATTCCGGGCGGATTTATTAAAAGAGAAGGACGTCCAAGTGAAAAAGCGGTTCTTGCCAGCCGTTTAATTGACCGTCCGATCCGTCCTTTGTTTGCCGATGGATTCCGTAATGAAGTTCAAGTCATCA from Bacillus subtilis subsp. subtilis str. 168 encodes the following:
- the infB gene encoding initiation factor IF-2 (Evidence 1a: Function from experimental evidences in the studied strain; PubMedId: 1426242, 9588797, 12682299, 22720735; Product type f: factor) — translated: MAKMRVYEYAKALNVSSKEILTALKNMDLEVNNHMAMLEEKAIKKLDAKYKKGGAAAKSQKPAETNKNKQPQGVNQQSAGNQPNKIRDGKKNDVQNNQFNKNKKNNNNKKNKRNNNNNKNQHQQKPVKPKKELPEKITFSGTLTVGALAEELGKEPSELIKKLMLLGVMATINQELDKDTIELIASEYGVETEEVIVLEETELEKYEEPDNEEDLEIRPPVVTIMGHVDHGKTTLLDSIRKTKVVEGEAGGITQHIGAYQIEENGKKITFLDTPGHAAFTTMRARGAEVTDITILVVAADDGVMPQTVEAINHAKAAEVPIIVAVNKIDKESANPDRVMQELTEYGLVPEAWGGETIFVPLSALTGKGIDELVEMILLVSEVEELKANPNRQAKGTVIEAELDKGRGSVATLLVQTGTLHVGDPIVVGNTFGRVRAMVNDIGRRVKTAGPSTPVEITGLNDVPQAGDQFLVFKDEKTARSVGEARASKQLEEQRSDKAKLSLDDLFEQIKQGDVKDINLIVKADVQGSAEALTAALQKIEVEGVKVKIIHTGVGAITESDIILASASNAIVIGFNVRPDGNAKSTAEAENVDIRLHRIIYKVIDEIEAAMKGMLDPEYEEKVIGQVEVRQTFKVSKIGTIAGGYVTEGTITRDSGLRLIRDGVVIFEGEVDVLKRFKDDVKEVSQGYECGITIKKYNDIREGDILEAFVMQEIERT
- the rbfA gene encoding pre-ribosomal (17S) RNA binding factor A (Evidence 2a: Function from experimental evidences in other organisms; PubMedId: 12628255, 15185964, 17996707, 21102555, 21529161, 23293003, 23611982, 24671761, 25904134, 27382067; Product type f: factor), coding for MSMRANRVGEQMKKELGDIISRKLKDPRIGFLTVTDVRVSGDLQIAKVYISVLGDEKKREEALKGLAKAKGFIRSEIGSRIRLRKTPEIEFEFDESIDYGNRIETLIHELHSEKPSE
- the truB gene encoding tRNA pseudouridine 55 synthase (Evidence 2a: Function from experimental evidences in other organisms; PubMedId: 7489483, 15987897; Product type e: enzyme), which translates into the protein MVNGVLLLHKPVGMTSHDCVMKIRKLLKTKKVGHTGTLDPEVSGVLPICVGRATKIVEYLTEKSKTYDAEITLGFSTTTEDQTGETVETKPVNHDIDKADVEKVLNSLKGKQEQIPPMYSAVKVNGKKLYEYARAGIEVERPKRMITIEDIALTTEIKHHGETASFRFTVTCSKGTYVRTLAVMIGEKLGYPAHMSHLIRTASGDFSLDECFTFDELEAQAQSGTVEEHTVPIERALNHLPKWIISDTLAKKVENGALLETPEQFSEMTSGDRIAVFTESGTCLAIYFPHPAKKGLLKPAKVLMQKSEQ
- the ribC gene encoding bifunctional riboflavin kinase FAD synthase (Evidence 1a: Function from experimental evidences in the studied strain; PubMedId: 9473052, 10206712, 12456892, 15668000, 18156273, 21866869; Product type e : enzyme) — translated: MKTIHITHPHHLIKEEQAKSVMALGYFDGVHLGHQKVIGTAKQIAEEKGLTLAVMTFHPHPSHVLGRDKEPKDLITPLEDKINQIEQLGTEVLYVVKFNEVFASLSPKQFIDQYIIGLNVQHAVAGFDFTYGKYGKGTMKTMPDDLDGKAGCTMVEKLTEQDKKISSSYIRTALQNGDVELANVLLGQPYFIKGIVIHGDKRGRTIGFPTANVGLNNSYIVPPTGVYAVKAEVNGEVYNGVCNIGYKPTFYEKRPEQPSIEVNLFDFNQEVYGAAIKIEWYKRIRSERKFNGIKELTEQIEKDKQEAIRYFSNLRK
- the rpsO gene encoding ribosomal protein S15 (BS18) (Evidence 1a: Function from experimental evidences in the studied strain; PubMedId: 12682299, 15627386, 8825778, 20418391, 22720735, 23611891; Product type s : structure), giving the protein MAITQERKNQLINEFKTHESDTGSPEVQIAILTDSINNLNEHLRTHKKDHHSRRGLLKMVGKRRNLLTYLRNKDVTRYRELINKLGLRR